The genomic segment GCTATGTTCCGCAGAAAGCCGAGCTCTATCCGTGGATGAAAGTCAGACAGATGATGAATTACATCGCGGCTTTCTATCCCACATGGAACACGCCCCTCTCGACGTCGCTTTTGTCCCGATGGGAACTCGACCCGGACGACAACATCGGCACATTGTCCGAAGGGCAGCGGCAAAAGCTCAGCCTTCTCCTCGCTATGGGCTACGAACCCGATCTGCTCATTCTCGATGAGCCCGCCGCCAGCCTCGATCCGCAGGCGCGCCGGACATTTCTCTCGACGGTCATCGATATCGCGACGAAGGGCAGCAGGACCATCGTCTTTTCCACACACATCACGTCGGATCTGGAGCGCGTGGCCAGCGACATCGTCCTGCTGAAAGGCGGGACCGTGAATTACTCCGGAAGCATGGACGACCTCAAAGATTCCGTGAAATCTCTGCGGCTGACGGGGCGCGGGCGGTTGCCGGAGACTTTCGATGTGCCCGGCGTTCTCAGCGTCCGTACCGAAGACAGAGACGCGCTGCTGACGGTCCGTGGTGTGGACGACCACCTGATTCATCAACTGGAAAAGACATACTCGGCGACCGTCGAGGTCCGCGACCTGAATCTGGAAGACATCTTCGTGGAGGTTCACCGTGATTGATCAGGTTCGCGCCGCGTTGGATACCTATCGCACGCGTTCAGCCTTCCAGCTATATGCATTGGCCCTGATGCCGATCGTGGTGATCAGTTATGTAGGGCTATACACGGCGCTCGGGAATCACCCCGCCTCATACCTGACTCTTATCGCTCCCGCAGTCGCCATATTCTTCGCTCTTCTGGGTGAGCACATGAAGATTCAGTTCACGTCGTTGCGCTCAAAGCTCATTCCAGGCTATGCACTGCCGCATGTGCTCGCGGCGTTGGTAACTTCGACAGCCGTTCTGCTGCTGATCCCGTTGTCCGTGGCTTTGTTTCTTCTGGTTTCGCCAAATGTGTCTATTGCTACGCTGGCCGCTGTGTGGACGCTCTCACTGATTACATTTTCAGCCGGGTACTTCTTTGTGCCTCAAGTCGTGTACCTGCTTTTGATGCTGACCATGCTGAACGGGGCATTCGTTAAATGGGCTGAAGGAATGAATCGTTCGACTGCAGCGATTGTCCTGGCTGCCGATCTGGTGCTCACCGCAGCACTGCTCAAGCGCCTGCTCTCTACGACCGAGGAGTCATTCGAGTATCGCGGAAAAGACACTCC from the Terriglobia bacterium genome contains:
- a CDS encoding ABC transporter ATP-binding protein — protein: MMESMMKLKAVSKSFDGRNVLNHIDLEIPRGRVVGLLGKNGAGKTTLLKCALGLLKTNTGTAKLFGEDVWNLSGPTKARIGYVPQKAELYPWMKVRQMMNYIAAFYPTWNTPLSTSLLSRWELDPDDNIGTLSEGQRQKLSLLLAMGYEPDLLILDEPAASLDPQARRTFLSTVIDIATKGSRTIVFSTHITSDLERVASDIVLLKGGTVNYSGSMDDLKDSVKSLRLTGRGRLPETFDVPGVLSVRTEDRDALLTVRGVDDHLIHQLEKTYSATVEVRDLNLEDIFVEVHRD